A region from the Vicia villosa cultivar HV-30 ecotype Madison, WI linkage group LG3, Vvil1.0, whole genome shotgun sequence genome encodes:
- the LOC131660728 gene encoding mechanosensitive ion channel protein 10-like → MDGNNKNQGGGEVSMMEKKREVVVTISNIGGESHAQDHDHGLKVFESLTENEPASKSPPIKCASPEIRFSPSPNKPPKAPTRNENLTKRKSFVRSVYSKPKSRFGEQPYSIDGTFLEENVLQEELSVSSPYRNSFSKASYSPNNKSGLVNRSVSIASVVTPRTPLMQSPGPAGEDLDEIIYKKVEFSRGKHKRLTTKALIELFVFVMIAGSLIASLTVEELRRTKIWSLGLWRWCMLVMVTFCGMLVTKWFMHIVVFLIEMNFLLKKKVLYFVHGMKKCVQVFIWIGLVLLTWVLLINHGVQRSKLAEKILDGVTWTLVSLLIGAFLWVIKTLLLKILASNFHVKSFFDRIQESIFHQYVLQTLSGPPLIDETEKVGRSQSLSHFSFRSITNKGGSKKEVIDMAKLHKMKQEKVSSWTMKILVDSVMNSRLSTISNSLDESFYDVENEQTDKEITNEMEATAAAYHVFRNVAASPNCTDIDEDELRRFMIKEEVPLIFPLLAQAETGLITRKSLTDWVLKVYQERRALAHALSDTKTAVKQLNKLVTVVVVLVTILVWLLLLEIATTKVLVFLSSQLVLAAFMFGNTCKNIFEAIIFVFVMHPFDVGDRCVIDGVELLVEEMNILTTVFLKLNNEKVYYPNSVLAVKPISNYYRSPNMSDSVEFSVDFTTPAEKIGALKEKVKRYLERNPQYWHPNFSLVVKEIENVNKIKMGLYVTHTINFQEFGEKTKRKGELVMEVKKIFEELKIRYNLLPQGVHLRHIEPDTS, encoded by the exons ATGGATGGTAATAATAAGAATCAAGGTGGTGGTGAAGTAAGCATGATGGAGAAGAAAAGAGAAGTGGTGGTCACAATTTCAAACATCGGTGGAGAGAGTCATGCCCAAGATCATGATCATGGGTTGAAAGTGTTTGAATCTTTGACTGAAAATGAGCCTGCTTCAAAGTCACCACCTATAAAATGTGCTTCTCCTGAGATAAGGTTCAGTCCTAGTCCAAACAAGCCCCCAAAAGCTCCTACTAGAAATGAAAATCTTACCAAAAGAAAATCTTTTGTAAGATCAGTGTATTCTAAACCAAAATCAAGATTTGGTGAACAACCTTATTCGATCGATGGAACGTTTCTGGAAGAGAATGTTTTGCAAGAAGAATTATCTGTTAGTTCACCTTATAGGAACTCGTTTAGTAAGGCATCATATTCACCCAATAACAAATCCGGTTTGGTTAATAGAAGTGTTTCGATTGCTTCTGTCGTCACTCCTAGAACACCTTTGATGCAATCTCCAGGTCCTGCTGGTGAGGATCTAGATGAAATCATTTACAAGAAAGTAGAATTCAGTAGAGGCAAGCATAAGAGACTGACGACGAAGGCTTTGATCGAATTGTTTGTGTTTGTGATGATTGCGGGGAGCTTGATAGCTAGCTTGACTGTTGAGGAACTGAGGAGGACTAAGATTTGGAGTTTGGGGCTTTGGAGATGGTGCATGCTTGTGATGGTGACCTTTTGTGGCATGTTGGTTACAAAATGGTTCATGCACATTGTTGTTTTCTTGATTGAAATGAACTTCTTGTTGAAGAAAAAAGTGCTGTATTTTGTTCATGGAATGAAGAAATGTGTTCAGGTTTTTATTTGGATCGGTTTGGTTCTCCTCACATGGGTGCTTTTGATCAATCATGGCGTCCAGCGATCTAAATTGGCCGAAAAGATTTTGGATGGAGTAACATGGACTCTTGTTTCCCTTCTAATCGGAGCATTTTTATGGGTCATAAAGACATTGTTGCTGAAAATTCTGGCATCGAATTTCCATGTCAAGTCTTTCTTTGATCGAATTCAAGAATCGATATTCCATCAATATGTTCTGCAAACTCTCTCCGGGCCTCCACTTATCGATGAGACTGAGAAGGTCGGGAGGTCACAGAGTTTGAGCCATTTTAGCTTCAGGAGTATAACCAATAAAGGTGGCTCGAAGAAAGAAGTTATTGATATGGCAAAGCTTCACAAGATGAAGCAAGAGAAAGTTTCGTCGTGGACCATGAAGATTTTGGTGGATTCTGTGATGAATTCAAGGCTGTCAACAATCTCTAATTCACTGGATGAAAGTTTTTATGATGTAGAAAATGAACAAACTGATAAAGAAATTACTAATGAGATGGAAGCAACTGCTGCAGCCTATCATGTTTTCAGAAACGTCGCTGCTTCCCCTAATTGCAC GGACATTGACGAAGATGAACTCCGTAGATTCATGATTAAGGAAGAAGTTCCTTTGATATTCCCCCTACTCGCACAGGCAGAGACAGGCCTAATTACCAGAAAATCTTTAACAGATTGGGTG ttGAAGGTGTATCAAGAACGCAGAGCTCTCGCGCACGCGTTAAGCGACACTAAAACAGCTGTTAAACAACTAAACAAGCTTGTGACAGTGGTTGTAGTACTTGTGACAATACTAGTGTGGCTTCTTCTTTTGGAAATTGCAACAACAAAAGTACTTGTATTCCTTTCATCGCAGTTAGTACTCGCGGCTTTCATGTTTGGAAACACCTGCAAGAATATATTTGAAGCCATCATTTTCGTGTTTGTAATGCATCCATTCGACGTTGGTGATCGATGTGTTATAGATGGTGTCGag CTATTGGTTGAAGAAATGAATATATTGACAACAGTATTCTTGAAACTTAATAATGAAAAGGTGTATTATCCGAATTCAGTTCTCGCTGTAAAACCGATTAGCAATTACTACAGAAGCCCGAATATGTCTGATAGTGTAGAGTTTTCGGTTGATTTTACGACACCAGCTGAGAAAATTGGAGCACTGAAAGAAAAAGTAAAGAGGTATTTGGAGAGGAATCCACAATACTGGCATCCAAATTTTAGCTTGGTAGTGAAGGAGATTGAGAATGTGAATAAGATTAAGATGGGACTTTATGTTACTCACACAATAAACTTTCAAGAGTTTGGAGAGAAAACCAAACGGAAAGGTGAACTAGTGATGGAAGTaaagaaaatatttgaagaaCTCAAAATTAGATACAACCTTCTTCCACAAGGTGTTCATCTCAGACACATAGAACCTGATACAAGTTAA